The Nitrospira sp. KM1 genome includes a window with the following:
- a CDS encoding 4Fe-4S dicluster domain-containing protein: MNLSPVQSKITRVAQCTGCRDCSTACPQGIDVSRKIFHFNGKVLNRECIKCYACIDACDDQVLKDTSAPAVAQTDRLKPYEKRPWQQEVLRKDGYLTNARHMQVYEPLGPVPDFLSILVALVAGGVTSRFGGFWFYPGAIFAFILFREAVVCSTRQIAKWHGKQAV; this comes from the coding sequence ATGAATCTCTCCCCTGTCCAGTCCAAGATCACCCGCGTGGCGCAATGTACCGGTTGCCGCGACTGCAGCACCGCCTGTCCGCAAGGCATCGACGTGAGCCGGAAAATCTTCCATTTCAATGGCAAGGTCCTCAACCGGGAATGCATCAAATGCTATGCGTGTATCGATGCCTGTGATGATCAGGTGCTCAAGGACACGTCGGCCCCTGCGGTGGCGCAGACGGATCGGCTGAAGCCGTACGAGAAGCGGCCCTGGCAACAGGAAGTCCTGCGCAAGGACGGCTATCTGACCAATGCCCGGCATATGCAGGTCTATGAGCCGCTGGGGCCGGTGCCCGATTTCCTCTCGATCCTGGTCGCGTTGGTGGCGGGCGGGGTGACCTCGCGGTTCGGCGGGTTCTGGTTTTATCCGGGAGCCATCTTCGCCTTTATCCTGTTTCGTGAAGCGGTCGTATGCAGCACGCGACAGATCGCCAAATGGCACGGCAAGCAGGCGGTGTAA
- a CDS encoding HEAT repeat domain-containing protein, protein MRSITFWLLGLILMIATPVQARQESLTPEQKLKLEQINRVRVEVIALTDNGAADPAPLTDVVTKRLLEFGYTVIPDPGQPHDATFVVKCEQRKTWEGTTNMGSDADLPDSPSRLWKGPACQMSYLLDGKRMGWRKEVRTDFQDAQQAAAAAQIKDASAFAMEQLKTRLEDYDFPALISTEWGQEARLFKVYDDPATTQARKVRLITLFGHLFSTNAVPRLLEALKGENIELAKAAALALGNIGQKDTLPILVQTMKDGKPELRPSAAKALGVLGALHGDFTIVDPLLDTLKTTDDVALKTEVAWALGKLPDRRAYEPLFALQKSLYQVRENDADPKLVKLKEAVNWSIKQIDTWEYLQ, encoded by the coding sequence ATGCGCTCTATTACTTTCTGGTTACTCGGCCTGATCCTCATGATCGCCACGCCGGTACAGGCTCGGCAGGAATCCCTCACGCCCGAACAAAAACTCAAGCTTGAGCAGATCAATCGCGTCCGCGTTGAAGTCATCGCCCTGACCGACAATGGAGCTGCCGATCCCGCGCCGCTGACGGACGTGGTGACGAAACGCCTGCTGGAATTCGGTTACACGGTGATACCCGACCCCGGCCAACCGCACGATGCGACATTCGTCGTCAAGTGTGAGCAACGAAAAACGTGGGAAGGAACCACCAACATGGGCAGCGATGCGGATCTTCCCGACTCGCCCTCCCGTCTCTGGAAAGGACCGGCCTGCCAGATGTCCTATCTCCTCGACGGGAAACGAATGGGCTGGCGGAAAGAAGTGCGGACCGATTTTCAGGATGCGCAACAGGCGGCGGCTGCGGCGCAAATCAAGGACGCGTCGGCGTTCGCCATGGAACAGCTGAAGACGCGTTTGGAAGATTACGATTTCCCGGCTCTCATCAGTACCGAATGGGGGCAGGAAGCGCGTCTGTTCAAAGTCTATGACGATCCTGCCACGACACAGGCGCGGAAGGTACGGCTGATCACGTTATTCGGCCATCTGTTCTCGACCAATGCTGTTCCCCGCCTTCTCGAAGCTTTGAAAGGCGAAAACATCGAACTCGCAAAGGCCGCTGCGCTGGCTTTGGGCAATATCGGCCAAAAGGACACGTTGCCGATCCTGGTGCAGACGATGAAAGACGGAAAGCCTGAATTACGTCCGTCTGCTGCCAAAGCGCTGGGCGTCCTGGGTGCCTTGCACGGAGATTTTACGATCGTCGATCCTCTCCTTGACACCCTCAAGACGACCGACGATGTCGCACTCAAAACCGAGGTGGCTTGGGCGTTGGGAAAACTCCCGGATCGACGAGCCTACGAGCCCCTGTTCGCCCTCCAAAAATCGCTCTACCAGGTTCGGGAAAACGATGCCGACCCCAAACTGGTCAAACTCAAGGAGGCCGTCAACTGGAGTATTAAACAGATCGATACCTGGGAATATCTTCAATAG
- a CDS encoding type II toxin-antitoxin system VapC family toxin yields the protein MPYYYFDSTALVKRYSMERGTRIVNKLMVKRGKVAIIPTWTVTELYSSFSNRAQQGEITRDDCYSVIHKFERESAEGLFQFIVPTMQTYLSTKELCMEYPFLRAQQVMHLALGLELKPLRLTMVSADTQLLAASKTAGLHIINPEED from the coding sequence ATGCCCTATTACTATTTTGATTCGACCGCTCTCGTAAAGCGCTACAGCATGGAACGCGGTACGCGCATCGTGAATAAGCTCATGGTCAAACGAGGGAAGGTGGCGATCATCCCGACTTGGACAGTGACCGAGTTGTATTCGTCATTTTCCAATCGTGCACAGCAGGGCGAAATCACCCGGGACGACTGCTATTCGGTTATCCATAAGTTCGAGAGGGAGTCCGCCGAGGGCCTGTTTCAATTCATCGTTCCCACAATGCAGACGTATCTCTCCACGAAGGAGCTCTGCATGGAGTATCCGTTTCTCCGGGCGCAACAGGTCATGCACCTGGCGTTAGGGTTGGAACTCAAGCCGTTGAGGCTGACGATGGTCAGCGCCGACACGCAACTCTTGGCTGCGAGCAAAACAGCCGGTCTGCATATCATTAATCCTGAGGAGGATTGA
- a CDS encoding LPP20 family lipoprotein yields MTRQIIIALGVFGWLITGCTSFGGPSKPAWIDGTSPEYPSSQYLVGVGQADNRHAAEDQAYAALARIFKSEISAQSKDWESYLVVEQSGRARDERRLTLDNLTQVSTDKVLENVRIADRWLDPKKGLSYALAVMQRSQAETAFKEKIADLDHSIQDDVAESRHASDKLVKVRGMRRAIRNLVLRETYNTDLRVIRMSGQGIAPPYRVNELTQELDQFLDAHLAVGVLVSGDQAEPVQRALSEGLIKEGLHVMGRASSGSILDASAADHPVDVLVRGLVRVWPIDVRDPQFVYVRWCSDFEVLDVDGQRVVGAISKGGKEGHLSEREANAKVVRVMQQEFSSDVARAIAAHVYGESELPAQAIRPAGCPSEGLKPGATH; encoded by the coding sequence GTGACGCGGCAGATCATCATCGCTCTGGGAGTTTTCGGCTGGCTGATCACAGGATGTACATCGTTTGGAGGACCGTCCAAACCGGCATGGATCGATGGAACCAGCCCGGAGTATCCCTCCTCTCAGTATCTCGTCGGAGTGGGCCAGGCCGATAATCGGCACGCAGCGGAGGATCAGGCCTACGCGGCATTGGCACGCATCTTCAAAAGTGAAATTTCCGCTCAGTCCAAGGACTGGGAATCCTATCTGGTTGTCGAGCAGAGTGGTCGGGCGCGTGACGAGCGGAGATTGACGCTCGACAACCTGACTCAGGTGTCGACGGATAAAGTCCTGGAGAACGTTCGGATCGCCGATCGCTGGCTCGACCCGAAAAAGGGATTGTCCTATGCGCTCGCGGTCATGCAGCGGTCTCAGGCCGAGACCGCCTTCAAGGAAAAGATAGCAGACTTGGACCATTCGATACAGGATGATGTCGCCGAGTCACGGCATGCCTCGGATAAGCTCGTCAAAGTCAGGGGAATGAGGAGGGCCATCCGTAATCTCGTCTTGCGCGAAACATATAATACCGATTTGCGTGTCATTCGGATGAGCGGACAGGGCATTGCCCCTCCCTATCGAGTCAACGAATTGACTCAGGAACTCGATCAATTTCTTGACGCGCATCTTGCCGTCGGCGTCTTGGTTTCCGGGGATCAAGCTGAGCCGGTGCAGCGAGCGTTGAGTGAAGGATTGATCAAGGAGGGGCTGCATGTGATGGGTCGTGCGAGCTCGGGTTCCATTCTCGACGCCTCCGCCGCTGATCATCCGGTGGACGTCCTGGTCCGCGGACTCGTCCGCGTGTGGCCTATCGATGTGAGGGATCCCCAATTCGTGTATGTCAGATGGTGCAGCGACTTCGAAGTGCTGGATGTCGACGGGCAGCGTGTCGTGGGGGCGATTTCCAAGGGAGGAAAGGAAGGACACTTATCAGAGCGCGAAGCGAATGCCAAGGTTGTGAGAGTGATGCAACAGGAATTCTCCAGCGACGTGGCAAGGGCGATCGCGGCTCACGTGTACGGAGAATCTGAGCTTCCGGCTCAGGCCATCCGTCCCGCCGGGTGTCCAAGTGAAGGGTTGAAACCAGGTGCAACTCACTAA
- a CDS encoding COG3014 family protein, whose translation MAHDFKRADAAIQQAEKEYGEKSRVLYGMDRGMTLQLAGDFQQSNQMLEQAEDEIDRLYTRKVRTETLAFMTNDTSLPYEGDPYEQVLINVLRGINYAMLGQWEDALVEARKIDRRLNLLSDRIKDKEAYREDASARYVAGILYESTGDINNAFISYRKAYEIFDATKGWSRTAAPVQLQRDLLRTAEALQLTQELADYQREFPEVTWQSVRAHQQLAQVVVISYNGRAPRKEDLFLDLPISLDALQLVLLNRGFSQASGRQNRAVDSTLYGLNGRVVRVALPRLVIQKTAFHSDAVYLNPTTGTPVAARAELTESVTAQAEKALSERMPGITVKALARAAVKFSLAEGATRGAQQAAGKDAGPWVGLIVSLLTKGYAVASEEADKRSWRTLPDEIHIARTWVTPGTYQVQGGALAGNKAAGGRTISLGAGETGFLIQRVLP comes from the coding sequence ATGGCACACGACTTCAAGCGTGCTGATGCCGCGATCCAGCAGGCGGAGAAAGAATATGGAGAGAAAAGCCGCGTGTTGTACGGGATGGACCGCGGGATGACGCTCCAGCTGGCCGGTGATTTTCAGCAGAGTAATCAGATGCTCGAACAGGCCGAGGACGAGATCGATCGCCTCTATACGCGTAAAGTTCGGACTGAAACGCTCGCCTTCATGACGAACGATACCTCATTGCCCTATGAGGGCGATCCCTACGAACAGGTGCTGATCAATGTGTTGAGAGGTATCAACTACGCGATGTTGGGCCAGTGGGAAGATGCCCTCGTCGAGGCTCGGAAAATCGATCGCCGCCTGAATTTATTGTCCGACAGGATCAAGGATAAAGAGGCCTATCGCGAAGACGCATCTGCACGGTATGTGGCGGGCATTCTGTACGAAAGCACCGGCGACATCAATAACGCGTTTATCTCGTATCGCAAGGCCTACGAGATTTTCGACGCGACCAAAGGTTGGTCACGCACGGCAGCGCCGGTTCAACTGCAGCGGGATCTTCTTCGCACGGCTGAAGCATTGCAGCTCACTCAAGAGCTCGCAGATTACCAACGCGAATTTCCAGAGGTGACCTGGCAATCGGTTCGCGCGCACCAGCAACTCGCTCAAGTTGTTGTGATCAGCTATAATGGCCGCGCGCCGCGCAAGGAAGATTTGTTTCTGGACTTGCCGATCAGCCTGGATGCGTTGCAACTGGTTCTCCTGAATCGCGGATTTTCTCAGGCCAGTGGACGTCAGAACCGGGCGGTTGACAGCACGCTGTATGGTCTGAACGGCCGTGTTGTGCGAGTCGCGTTACCGCGTCTGGTGATTCAGAAAACGGCGTTCCACAGCGATGCGGTGTACTTGAACCCGACCACCGGAACCCCGGTTGCCGCGCGGGCCGAACTGACCGAGAGCGTGACGGCGCAGGCCGAGAAGGCGCTGTCTGAACGGATGCCGGGCATTACCGTAAAGGCGTTGGCGCGAGCAGCTGTAAAGTTCAGTCTCGCGGAAGGAGCGACAAGGGGTGCTCAGCAGGCCGCCGGGAAAGACGCCGGGCCATGGGTCGGTCTCATCGTGAGCTTATTGACGAAAGGGTATGCCGTTGCGTCGGAGGAAGCCGACAAACGCAGTTGGCGGACATTGCCTGATGAAATCCATATCGCACGGACATGGGTAACGCCCGGTACGTATCAGGTGCAGGGTGGGGCCTTGGCCGGCAACAAGGCAGCAGGAGGGCGCACCATCTCTCTCGGAGCCGGAGAGACGGGTTTCCTCATTCAACGGGTGTTGCCGTGA
- a CDS encoding penicillin-binding protein activator LpoB yields MVRPYVRRMGMAMCAIGVLMLGGCGHETRVTRVDSGLVTDLSGRWNDTDSRMVAESMVKDALEYSWLNNFTQLKHRPPVVVVGTVVNSSHEHINVQTFVTDLERELTNSQKVTFVAGKNEREEVRSERKEQAMYAREDTQKAPGKEIGADYMMKGAIATIPDEVDGTTAMFYQIDLQMVDLESNAKVWFGQKKIKKVIEKKRTVF; encoded by the coding sequence ATGGTACGACCCTATGTGCGCAGAATGGGAATGGCCATGTGTGCGATCGGCGTGCTGATGCTCGGAGGATGCGGACACGAAACGAGAGTCACGCGTGTTGATTCCGGACTGGTCACGGATTTGAGCGGGCGTTGGAACGACACCGATTCGCGCATGGTGGCCGAGTCGATGGTCAAGGATGCCTTGGAATATTCCTGGTTGAATAATTTCACGCAATTGAAGCACCGACCTCCGGTTGTGGTGGTGGGGACTGTTGTCAACAGCAGTCACGAACACATCAATGTGCAGACGTTCGTAACGGATCTCGAACGTGAACTCACGAACTCCCAGAAGGTCACGTTCGTCGCGGGTAAGAACGAGCGCGAGGAAGTCAGGAGCGAGCGCAAAGAGCAGGCCATGTATGCCCGTGAAGATACGCAGAAGGCGCCCGGCAAGGAGATTGGCGCCGACTATATGATGAAGGGCGCGATTGCGACCATACCGGATGAAGTCGACGGGACCACCGCCATGTTCTATCAGATCGATCTCCAGATGGTTGACCTGGAGAGCAACGCGAAGGTCTGGTTCGGCCAGAAGAAGATCAAGAAAGTCATTGAAAAGAAACGCACGGTTTTTTAG
- a CDS encoding LPP20 family lipoprotein — MNQPQGLLRLAGSGVALMLIVGLTACGGPPKWVKQGSGAFNDKDTKAFYGVGSVTGVRNEPLAWDTAENRGRAEIAKTFDTYTGYLMRDYAASTTAGDFSRNTEEQNVERAIKTITTTSLSGVRSIDRFKDEKTGTYYVLTKLNLEDMKNNLEQAKELNGQVRDFVRKNADRLFERLEKEEDKRSNRQ, encoded by the coding sequence ATGAACCAGCCACAGGGGCTCTTACGATTGGCCGGTAGCGGAGTCGCACTCATGTTGATCGTCGGGCTTACCGCCTGCGGAGGTCCTCCAAAGTGGGTGAAACAGGGGTCCGGAGCGTTCAACGATAAGGACACGAAGGCGTTTTACGGAGTGGGATCGGTCACCGGAGTGCGAAATGAACCGTTGGCGTGGGACACAGCCGAAAACAGAGGCCGGGCAGAGATTGCGAAGACATTCGACACCTATACAGGTTACTTGATGCGTGACTATGCAGCTTCCACTACTGCCGGAGACTTTTCGCGAAACACGGAAGAGCAGAATGTCGAACGAGCGATCAAAACCATCACCACCACCAGTCTCAGCGGAGTTCGTTCGATCGACCGCTTTAAAGATGAGAAGACCGGCACCTACTACGTGCTGACGAAATTGAACCTCGAAGATATGAAGAACAATCTCGAGCAGGCCAAGGAACTGAACGGGCAAGTCCGGGATTTCGTTCGGAAGAATGCCGATCGCCTCTTTGAGCGGCTCGAGAAGGAAGAAGACAAGCGCTCCAACCGACAATAA